One genomic region from Spirochaeta lutea encodes:
- a CDS encoding RrF2 family transcriptional regulator: protein MFTVTAKGIYGLSAMVELARYYDQGSRQIKDIAEAHSIPQHYLEQILVALKKAGLVESFRGAQGGYALAKKPSQIMLIDILTQLEGKLEVIPEQRKGNELSFFWEELEYEIRRYLNRSLEDLLMAHEESKNQVFYSI from the coding sequence ATGTTTACCGTTACAGCAAAAGGCATTTACGGGCTCTCCGCCATGGTGGAACTCGCCCGCTACTATGATCAGGGTTCCCGCCAGATAAAAGACATCGCCGAGGCCCACTCCATTCCCCAGCACTACCTAGAGCAAATCCTCGTTGCATTGAAGAAAGCAGGTTTGGTGGAGAGCTTTCGTGGCGCTCAGGGGGGGTACGCCCTGGCAAAAAAACCGTCCCAAATCATGCTCATTGATATTCTCACCCAGCTTGAGGGCAAACTTGAGGTTATTCCCGAACAGAGAAAGGGAAACGAGCTCAGTTTTTTCTGGGAAGAACTAGAATATGAAATCCGGCGATATCTGAACCGCTCCCTGGAAGACCTGCTCATGGCCCATGAAGAGAGCAAAAACCAGGTTTTTTATTCAATCTGA
- a CDS encoding aminoacyl-histidine dipeptidase gives MNTIVQQDPQQVWKQFEAISAIPRCSKCEDGIIAYLKKLAESRGLQSTTDGVGNLIVRLPGTPGYEDRPGTILQGHVDMVCEKNRETTFDFEREGIRLEVREDWLSAQGTTLGADNGIAVAYMTALMVGDYPHGPLELLFTVDEETGLTGAMGLDASLIQYRQLLNIDTEEEGHFCIGCAGGKETIGTRPFTREIGIPEGMQPVEISITGLRGGHSGADIHMELGNALVLMGRIMRDLSGWSGYRLVTVVGGDKHNAIPREAFLRCYIPSEMVSELSDCLITWKQTFLGELGTEDAGLAIEMHSLESENTPAMTPADQRAVELLLQSVPHGILGWSRTMPGMVSTSTNLAAVKIQGDAMEVLTSQRSDIQSLRDQAAFQVGSVFKACGFGVEYTREYPSWTPDPNSPLLKLAVESYKNATGNTPEVEAIHAGLECGVIGDKIPGIRMLSFGPDIRGAHTPQERVNIPSVARTWEFLLTLLTRL, from the coding sequence ATGAATACAATAGTACAACAGGATCCACAGCAGGTTTGGAAGCAATTTGAGGCTATCAGCGCTATTCCTCGCTGCTCTAAATGTGAAGATGGGATCATTGCATACCTGAAAAAACTGGCAGAGAGCCGCGGCCTCCAGTCAACCACGGATGGGGTAGGGAACCTTATCGTCCGACTACCCGGTACGCCTGGATATGAGGATCGGCCGGGTACTATTCTCCAAGGCCATGTGGACATGGTTTGTGAAAAAAACCGTGAGACCACCTTTGATTTTGAGCGGGAGGGAATCCGTTTGGAGGTCCGGGAGGATTGGTTGAGCGCCCAGGGAACCACCCTTGGGGCGGACAACGGCATCGCCGTTGCCTACATGACTGCCCTGATGGTTGGTGATTATCCCCACGGTCCCCTCGAGCTGTTGTTCACCGTGGACGAGGAAACCGGACTTACCGGAGCCATGGGGCTTGACGCGAGCCTTATTCAGTACCGACAGCTCTTGAATATTGATACCGAGGAAGAAGGACATTTTTGCATAGGCTGTGCTGGCGGCAAGGAAACCATCGGTACTCGGCCGTTTACCCGGGAGATCGGGATACCCGAGGGAATGCAGCCCGTGGAAATCAGCATTACCGGACTTCGGGGAGGACACTCCGGGGCGGATATTCATATGGAGCTGGGAAATGCATTGGTGCTCATGGGAAGAATAATGCGTGATCTATCCGGCTGGTCCGGCTACCGTCTGGTAACCGTGGTGGGCGGGGATAAGCACAATGCCATACCCCGGGAGGCCTTTCTCCGTTGTTATATTCCATCCGAGATGGTATCGGAGCTGTCTGATTGCCTTATCACCTGGAAACAGACCTTTCTTGGGGAGTTGGGTACGGAGGATGCAGGGCTTGCCATAGAGATGCATTCCCTGGAATCTGAGAACACTCCGGCCATGACCCCGGCAGATCAGCGGGCTGTGGAGTTACTTCTCCAGTCGGTGCCCCACGGAATACTCGGCTGGAGCCGTACAATGCCGGGGATGGTTTCTACCTCCACCAATCTCGCGGCCGTGAAGATTCAAGGGGATGCTATGGAGGTTCTTACCAGTCAGCGGTCTGATATCCAGTCCCTCCGGGATCAGGCTGCCTTTCAGGTTGGTTCGGTATTCAAGGCCTGCGGTTTCGGGGTGGAATATACCCGGGAGTACCCGAGCTGGACCCCGGATCCGAATTCACCTCTATTGAAACTCGCAGTGGAATCCTACAAAAATGCAACCGGAAACACTCCGGAGGTTGAGGCTATCCATGCAGGACTGGAGTGCGGGGTTATCGGTGATAAAATACCGGGAATTCGCATGCTTTCCTTCGGGCCGGATATCCGGGGAGCCCACACTCCCCAGGAACGGGTTAACATTCCCTCGGTAGCCCGAACCTGGGAGTTCCTCCTCACCCTGTTGACACGGCTATAG
- a CDS encoding MBL fold metallo-hydrolase, producing MEKLEFLGTGTSTGLPVPGCRCRVCRSEDPRDTRLRSSIFWHGKNVSVLVDTGPDLRQQLLRSRITHIDLVLITHTHADHIHGIDDLRTLSYRNPQGSIPLYASPEDCREIRRRFDYIFPENPGAGHGGGRPHLSLHSLEAFQPVQAGDLTVTALPVWHGRSMVYGYLFETRDAAAVYLTDISTLPDDTLAFLQKRPLDLLVIDGLRPSPHPTHFSFSEALEAARQVAAGSTYITHLSDEVTHVEAEGLLGPAAQPAYDGLVVEVGNGETWGIHS from the coding sequence ATGGAAAAACTCGAATTTTTGGGCACAGGAACTAGTACGGGGTTACCGGTTCCCGGCTGTCGCTGCAGGGTTTGCAGGTCCGAGGACCCCCGGGATACCCGCCTACGCTCCAGCATCTTCTGGCATGGCAAGAATGTTTCAGTCCTTGTGGATACCGGACCCGACCTGCGTCAACAGCTGCTGCGGTCCCGGATTACCCATATAGATTTGGTTCTCATTACCCATACCCACGCTGATCACATCCACGGCATCGATGATCTCCGGACCCTGAGTTACCGTAACCCCCAAGGCAGCATTCCTCTGTATGCATCTCCCGAGGATTGCCGGGAGATACGCAGGCGATTTGACTACATCTTCCCAGAAAATCCCGGAGCTGGCCACGGCGGTGGCCGCCCTCACCTTTCCCTGCATTCCCTGGAGGCGTTTCAACCCGTACAAGCCGGGGACCTCACCGTCACTGCCCTCCCGGTTTGGCACGGAAGATCCATGGTCTATGGCTACCTTTTTGAAACCCGGGATGCTGCCGCGGTCTACCTGACGGACATATCAACACTCCCCGATGATACTCTCGCCTTTTTGCAAAAGCGGCCCCTGGACCTCCTGGTGATTGACGGCCTGCGTCCCAGCCCCCATCCCACTCACTTCTCATTCTCCGAGGCCCTGGAAGCCGCTCGCCAGGTAGCGGCGGGTAGTACCTATATTACCCATCTCAGCGATGAGGTCACCCACGTGGAGGCTGAGGGTCTCCTGGGTCCGGCGGCCCAGCCCGCCTATGACGGTCTCGTGGTGGAGGTGGGCAATGGAGAAACCTGGGGAATCCATAGTTGA
- a CDS encoding DEAD/DEAH box helicase has protein sequence MGLLDSQEAAESVLCLFPTGMGKTLCFMGPLAFSPGISVVVYPLNALLHDQQRRFQSLGIPALVLQGGQTSQERRAILAELEQSPQMVILTNPETLLSPALDSWWTRVQIKNLVVDEVHLVDQWGADFRPLFRELGEFRRFWGIPCLGAFSATVSDQSLTVLKDCLFSGDMLRIIRAPLDRPNIYFSALPCYSSLEILPLLFSPLASLFDMTALEQPAIIFTPTRKSAERCALYLRQWIRIWGRLFIDDSGNPISPPWRPEDCQAYHAGLTKDERCRLEAWFFKQETGILSATCAYGTGIDKPNIRTVVHLTAPRDPQAYVQESGRGGRDGKPALALLLLEPGAPNWTLDYSRADQCRRAWLTAQLSDDLEGCAGCDSCDERQEYTVPLEWRLIEPLFSVLGSKPTEQQIHSCIVSGFLAGVLQGTETKLRTLLAIRLLQQLPWPTIRQWLRLASEDGFLKRVQYPWARLFPGVSVRYNVNHGKTRIFGHRN, from the coding sequence ATGGGCCTGCTGGATTCCCAGGAGGCTGCCGAGTCGGTGCTCTGTCTTTTTCCCACGGGGATGGGCAAAACACTGTGTTTCATGGGGCCCCTTGCTTTTTCACCGGGGATTTCAGTGGTGGTCTACCCCCTCAATGCCTTGCTTCATGATCAGCAGCGAAGGTTTCAATCCCTGGGTATTCCAGCTCTGGTACTCCAAGGCGGACAAACGAGCCAGGAGCGACGGGCGATTCTGGCAGAGCTGGAACAGTCGCCCCAGATGGTAATCCTAACAAACCCCGAAACCCTCTTGAGTCCGGCGTTGGATTCATGGTGGACCAGGGTACAAATTAAGAACCTTGTGGTGGATGAGGTCCATCTGGTGGATCAGTGGGGGGCCGATTTTCGTCCCCTGTTTCGAGAGTTAGGGGAGTTCCGCCGGTTCTGGGGCATACCCTGCCTGGGGGCTTTTAGCGCTACGGTGAGTGATCAAAGCCTGACGGTTCTGAAGGATTGCTTATTCTCGGGTGATATGTTGCGGATCATCAGGGCACCCTTGGATCGGCCGAACATCTATTTCTCTGCATTACCCTGTTATTCTTCTCTGGAAATCCTCCCCCTCTTGTTTAGTCCTCTGGCCTCCTTATTCGATATGACTGCCCTGGAGCAGCCCGCTATTATTTTTACACCAACCCGAAAATCAGCAGAACGCTGTGCCCTGTACCTGAGACAGTGGATTCGGATTTGGGGCAGGCTTTTTATAGACGACTCTGGGAACCCGATCTCTCCTCCCTGGCGACCTGAGGACTGCCAGGCCTACCATGCCGGGTTAACCAAGGATGAACGCTGTCGGTTGGAGGCATGGTTTTTTAAACAGGAAACGGGGATTCTCAGCGCAACCTGTGCCTACGGTACCGGTATCGATAAGCCGAACATCCGTACAGTCGTGCACCTGACTGCACCCCGGGATCCCCAGGCCTATGTGCAAGAATCAGGAAGGGGAGGCAGAGACGGAAAGCCAGCCTTGGCTTTGCTGCTTCTGGAGCCCGGGGCTCCAAACTGGACCCTGGATTATTCCCGAGCAGATCAATGCCGAAGGGCCTGGCTCACGGCTCAACTGTCTGATGATTTGGAAGGCTGCGCCGGATGTGATTCCTGTGATGAGCGGCAGGAGTACACCGTCCCCCTCGAATGGAGATTGATAGAACCCCTTTTCTCCGTTCTAGGCTCGAAGCCAACGGAGCAGCAGATTCATTCCTGTATTGTATCAGGGTTTTTGGCCGGGGTTCTTCAGGGAACCGAAACCAAGCTGCGGACTCTCTTAGCCATCCGTCTTTTACAGCAGCTTCCATGGCCCACCATCAGGCAGTGGCTACGCTTGGCATCCGAAGACGGTTTTCTAAAAAGAGTACAATATCCATGGGCGCGGCTGTTCCCGGGTGTATCTGTCCGCTACAATGTCAATCATGGAAAAACTCGAATTTTTGGGCACAGGAACTAG